The nucleotide window TGCCATAGTAACTGTTTAGTAAGGGTTGTTGTATCATATTAAagcaataaacataaacatattgtaaaaaaaaaaaaaagtaaacatagTAAATGAAAATGACAATAGTAAAGTCATACTAAACAGTAGTGTATCATAGTAACACCATAGTCAAGCATAGTATACCATTGGCAAGGCCATAGTAAACTATATTTCATTGTAGTAAAGTTATAGTAAGGAATAATGTATCATAGTTAAGTAATGACAAGGGATGGTGTATCATAGTAAAGCCataataaactatttaaataaaggtGAAGCTATACTAATTAATAGTGTAACATAGTAAGGAAATTATAAGGGATAGTGTCTCATAGTAATGCCATAGCAAACTATAGATTATTACagtaaagctaaagtaaattAAGTTATACCTATCTGTACTTCATGATAGAAAAGCTATTGATAGTAAGGGAAATTGTATTTATAATTGCACTTAGGTTATAGTAAAGCTATAATAAGAGCTGCTATGTATATCATACCGAAGCCATAATAAACTATAGTATACTATAAAAAAGCCATAATAAGGGGTAGTTTATCAGAGTTAGATCGTAGTAAACAATCATAGTACACTACGGCGTATGATAGTTGCACAATAGTAAACCATtgtgcattttgtgtgtgtgtgtgtgtgtgtgtgtgtgtgtgtgtgtgtgtgtattcatgcATGCCCATGTATCCATGACATTTTGCATTCTGTTTTCTTCTTTCCCACCACGCCTGTCTCTGGACAAACAATGTCCTTTTCATAGCTTGGTTTTACCGCACAAACACTCTGGACCACTTAGTGTGTTCAAACTCACACCAATACAACAATTATTCTTCATttgtccttattttttttttattataattttataatgtttattatatagtgACAAACTTCTCAGTTGTATATAACTACTATAATACGTTGGATACAGCATGACTACTAGTCACAAGGACACACAATTCTGCTGAATGTTCATGTAGTTAATCCTGATGTTTTTGGTAGAAAAGGTGTAcgtttttattaacaaaaatgtgATACATGGATTTAAAATATTCCTTGATCATTTTCAGGACTCATACAGGAAGCAGGTGGTGATTGATGGTGAGACATGCCTGTTGGACATCCTGGACACAGCAGGTCAGGAGGAGTACAGTGCCATGAGGGACCAGTAcatgagaacaggagagggcttcctctgtgtctttgcCATCAATAACACCAAGTCATTTGAGGACATTCATCAGTACAGGTAAGAGGCTTTCcacaagtggtgataatagaccaTGACAGCACACTGACATCTAAATATATTTCAATAACTATATAACAATTAAGTTGTATCACCTCACGTCATGTCTTctacaattattaattaaacacattaatTAACTGTTGCttgcagcatgggtgaaagtaggttggTGAGGAgacctgttaattacactaagtATCGGTTGCTAATTGTCATCGTCAGCTCCGCCAGTCacggaaggatatgtgttgttTTCAGGAAAAtaatctatttaaaatgtattctcAATATCTTTGTTttgtcttagtggttagcactctcaCCTTGCACCTACAGATCCTGGCTTTAATTCCCGCATCGAgtttgtgtgcattgagtttacatgttctccccgtgcttaatgggttttctccaggttctccggtttccttccactgtTCAAAGACATGCGACTAGACTAATTGTCATCTCGAAACTTATAATTGCCATTTCCACATTGCCcctatgtgaatgagtgtgtgaatgttgactagaggtcctaccatggtcatacaaatgggaataaatacaatggtcactggCCTCTACAGTTCCTAGTTGGACTAGAagaggttcctaaatggatggTTGGAATGTTTcgggtttaatttatttaaatcacacTGAATAAAATGACCAATTTGTAGTTGACAAATGTGCACACATTCATACCAATGTATCACAGCAAacctaaacatttaaaaataaaataacttttatgcAACTAAATACACTGCTAAGagtgaaatatttcagtttCAAAGGTAATTATAGTTAGGGAGTTTTAATATTGTGACttgttctttattattttcaatcTAAGAAGTTAGACCAATGCTGAATTAGAGAGCAGGACGTAGTAAACAGATCAGTAGACCTTTTCAGAGCTTGTTTCAGGCTCATATTGTGTGTTAGTACCAGCTATTCAAATTGCTAAGCAAAGTATACAGATGATACTGATAAAAAATGCCATCTATTCTTTTCTATTTAACTGCTAAAACCAAAGCTTTGCCCATCCTCTGTTTACTAAATCAAACTGAAGAATAGAGAGAATGGAGGTTAGTTACTGTAGCTACCAGTGAAATCAAGCTGAAGCTCAAGAGAAAGCAGGAGGGTGGAGTGGAGATAGAAAGCACTCAAGGACATGCAGGGAGACACTGGCAAGGCGCATAAACAAATTATGCGGTTATTTATGGGCAGTGAACACTCCAtagtgcttttttattttggtgGCGTATAGTAATtcatgttactcaaaaaaaaaaaaaaacgaggctTCTGAGTGACTTATAAAAGCATATCCCGTGATGCGGTTTAAATCATAACAATTAAATTAGACCTATTCAAGTGTTCAAAAGTGCTGTAGTCAAATCAAGCTGAGTCAAATTGATTTATCCTCTTGCACCAAAGTCCAAAGTCCCTAAGCTGTGGGACTCAAGAAGTCAAGTTCTGTTTAAAGTAGTTTTGTTAGAACAAGTACAATTTAATTCAAAGACCACATTATGTAAGTTAAATTTGAAGTAAAATATATGTATCAAGTCATAACTTAGGTGGGACAAGTCCATCTCCAGAACAACTGGTCACAAGGTAGATCTGGGATAAAAGAATCAGTCAATGGACTTCATACACTTGATACACTTGTTTACACACCTTTTCATGTGCACTTTATAGTAAGAAGAATTTAACACCAGAGCAGCAGAGCAATGACTATATCAGCAAATGCTCTTCTATAATAAGAAAATCTCTAGTAATTATGCTGTCACTCTCATTCACtaatcttctataccactttatcctgtattcagagtcacagggacctggagcctatcccaggaggcttagggcacagggCAGGGtgcatcctggacagggtgccaatccatcgcagggcacacacacacataaacacactctcattcacacactacgggcaattcgggaacacggattagcctaacctgcatatttttggactgtgggaggaaaccggagtacgcggaggaaacccaccaagcactaagaaaacatgcaaactccatccacacagtgacgggaatcgagcctagaccctggaggtgcaaggcgacagtgattaccactacaccaccgtgccacctgttATGCTGTCAATAACAACATAATTTCTACATGTTTCTACAATGTTCTGCTCAACTCTTTAGCACATATTAAATCACTATGTCTTACTAAGTGGCAACTGTTTGGAAGAGGCCCATACCGATGTctgttaaaaattatttattattattatttttttttaatctttactcTTATCTTTATGTCTACTTAAAGTTTACATAAAATATTCCAGCAGCAGGTTAGCTTGTAGCTTAATGTGGAATTATTGGTAACTTAAAATTATGGATTGTATCCTGATCCTTTTCATTGCTTGTTTTCTTGATTGAACAGGGAACAGATTAAACGGGTAAAGGACTCGGATGATGTGCCAATGGTTCTTGTGGGCAATAAATGTGACCTTCCATCTCGCACGGTGGATACACGGCAAGCGCACGAGCTCGCTCGCAGCTACGGCATCCCCTACATCGAGACCTCAGCTAAGACTAGACAAGTGAGCATCAAAAAATAATATGGGCTCTTATATTCATACCACAATCCTGTCAAGCACAGAGACACATGATTAACAAACATACAGGGTCTGTTAAGTGAAATCTGTCTAACTACCCAGTTTGTCCAAGATGCCTGATATAAATGTATTCAATATTTCCAGCCTGTACAGCTGCAACAAAAATAGTTTATTGCTAGCATGTGCTGCTAAATCTTAGAAATCAAAGCAAATACTCAGATGgctgtattatttttaagcaaaatacTAGATTAAGCTAAATTAGAAACAGTTTAAaggttaaataatataattttttaatatgttattaATTTGTTCAGTATATGACTGAGCTCCTTTAAAATTTATGGACCTTTTGCTAAATTTAGTGGAAATCTGCACTTAAATCAGCACTTAGTAGAAATAGAAATGTTTGAGAGATAAAGGACATACATTCTCATTTGAATGAGAATTTGCTTAAGGTAGCAATTATATTCCCGCGCCATCAACTTTATCTAGATGAACTCAAATCCTTAGATTGACTCTAGATTGGAATTTGTGCTTCTGTTGAGACTTCAGAGCCTGATAATTCCACTGTAGAGTAATTCCACTGTAATACTGcaataatataatacagtaatactgtattaatgcaatatcatgtgtttgtgtgaaataaaattCTAACCTGTAAGCAAAAGCAGTGAAGTCCATCATCTGTGACGCTTTCCCTCAGTGCATCTACTGGTGTGTGGAGGTTATTGTGTGTCTATAGATCCTTGTTTGATGTGGTGTGTTCCGCAGGGAGTGGAGGACGCCTTTTACACACTAGTACGGGAGATCCGACAGCACAAGTTGAGGAAGCTCAACCCTCCAGATGAAAGTGGACAGGACTGCATGAGCTGTCGTTGCGTGGTGTCATGATTTAAGGTGCTTATCACATGCATAAACACTGCATAATTTCCATATATGGACCAAGAAGAGAATGATACATTTTGGAACTTCGGGTTATTTTGAAACTGAAATTTTAGGCAAAAAGCCTACAAATGAATAGGATCAtcatatcaaaaaaaaaatagctatcACAATCAATATTCATTGCTTGATTGATGACGATGCTAGTATTTTTTGTACTGGTactttatataactttttttacataaaaaaatttatttatgtaaaaaaagtatctcattaattaaagaaattggaacaaatgttttactgtgacaggctgcggAGTGTCAAATatactatttaaaaatgatattattataatatagcaacctcattttccctctgTCTGTTAGATGTCTTTTTATGCTTGTATGATTTATAAATCACTGTGTGGGATAAATCACTCCTCTGAAGCTGGTCAGGGtcagggactggactaaaaatcaGAGGCAGAAACTTGCCAAAAATTAaagccaaaaaagtccttcagaaagcctggagaactatttcgtaagacaacattaaaaatacaagaaagtctggttcTTTGAAAACGAAATGTGAAGAAATTATGGGTGGTTCAAGACTTTTGTGCAGTACTATATATCTAGAGACAAGCTTCTCATATATATGAGATGACATAACTGTGTTTTTGGCACCGTTGCGTgtggtgcggtatggagagccgcaccaaCGAGATGTTTTAATGATAAGAGCCCTTATGCGGGGCTTTAGAGAGGGTCACTAAAATAGGAGTTTGTGAGAATGCTTATGACATGCACGGGAAGACCTTTTCGTTTGAAGatggcgtgggattattaattaagaaactCAAAAGGAAAtagaagaaaactgaaaacacaaaataaacagagctccaccGTTTACGCGAGAACGGACGGGGCTCTTGTAACTAAAAATGAATCTAAAGATCCTCTCAGGGCATTCActcttaccgaggatttatagaGAGAGTTATGTTTTGTGCTGTGCACTATTAAACTGAGCGCGCACGCTGGATGGATGCGtgtcgctctctctttctttctcccttccGCCGGCGTCTTAAGGAGACAAAGGCTAGGTTGTAAGGTtttgtatataaacatatacactATTCtctatatgcacatatatactgtacagtatactgtcgGTGTTTTTTGTCTGTATTAAAGATCTGTTTTCACTTGTTTCATCTTCAGCTGACGTCTCCATATTAATAAGTGGACCAATGGCTCCATGGGGCAAAATGGATTACAGACTCTAATTACATCTGGAGACAAAATAAAAGCCAAGAAAAGCATTAGCTGCAAAATGGACATTAGAAGAAAGACTTTGCCTTGCAGTGACCTCCACTGGCTGTCTACATCTGCCTAAAAAATCCCAACTAATGACATGTATTTGTTTGCTATTCATTAACTTCCAAGTGCTAATACTGGGCAGCTCCTGGATTTCATCTAATTTATTATCCTCCTATGTCTCAACACTGGCTTTTACCTGGAAGTCAGGCCTCTGTGTGACCTAAGCATGAAAAAATGCTCTTCTCATATGAACTGGACACTAATCGCTTCATCACAGACACCGTGTTCTCCTCCTCTGCTGTCTGAGGGAAGCATGCAAGTCTATACACGAGAAATCTGCCAACTGCAAAGATACAGGATTTCCTCCTCTTTTGACAGTTAGCCATATTTGATCTGCTTAACATGCTGTTGTTTAACATGTAACTGTTGTGAAAAAGGGTATTTGTGGTCATAACCATAACCATGGGAACTGTAATCAGCTGCAGCActagatactgtatgtgtgatggattttgtgtatgtgttttaaagaaaaaactctTGATGGAAATGCTGAACAGACTGACCGGTTATTGGATtccaataaaaattaaattaaaggacCCACAAGCTTGGTTAAAGATCTCATAGATTCTTGGAGTttgatttaatgtaaaaaagtcAGTTTCAATTGCcagagatatatacagtatactgtataataggaTGGGACAAACTGCTGTTGTCTTaactagaaaataataaatagaagaTCTCTTGTCTACTGATCAATAAAAtacttcattttcatttatgtgTCATGTCTAGCGGTCACAGCTTTGAAATAAACATGTGGCGTTATATATTTCTAACTCATTctttataccacttatcctgtacagggttgcagaaAGCTTGAAccatcccaggggacttggggcacaccctgtgcagggtgccaatccattgcaaggcacaGGCACAAACACCATTAACGCACTCATTAACATTTTGCagggaatttggaaatgccagttagcctgtctttggactgagagGAAACCCTGCAATTACTGGGATAacaaactccacaaacacacagacccaaaggcaCAACTTAAACTGTAgatgtgcaaggccacagtactAACCTCTACACTACCATGCTCTGTagtatatttcatttaaaattcataaatataattacaagggGTCATGCAATCTTTAATTGCTATGTatagaaaaaacataaatatatgcaACATTGATGTTTATTGTAACATTAAAGCATATTTTGCAATGTTAGTTCTCTGCCCTTAAAGCCACAAATGCCACCTGTCTTCCACCTACTTGTGATGTTATTTTACTGTTGAAGAGACATGTGTGGTATGTGTGACCCAGTCTGTGAAAACCCagctaaattcttttttttttttactgttttctacataaaatatGTCTACATATGTTAAAGGATTTTTGTGTACAAAAAAAgtgaatcacaaaaaaaaaccaattcattacaaaaaaacttgaaatgggtttttacacatactgtatgttgaataATGAACTTTTAGTTTATATAATGTTTCAAGTTATTCTAACTACTCATGGGTTTTCCTTCACATTGCAATTATTGCCAGTGATGTAATCTGGCTATGTTGATGTCATATCTACAATCAATTAACAGAAAGCATTGCTTCGACAAGAACAGTAGTAAATATACTTTACATCTGAGTTGTTCATAAACATGGTTGAATGGGGAAGGACATTGAAAACTGTTGCCAGTAACAGACAAATAATTCTACCTCACTATTGTCTGTGTCTATTGCAAGAGTTGAAGGGAAACATCATTAACATTTTCGCAGCCTGTGGCAAAGTTTACGGTTATACTTTAAAAGCAGGTTTACAGATAATCATCTTGACCTAATGACTTTGTTTTTACTCTGGCAAACACAATGTACTGTGAGCCCTTATATACAGAGGGGTGTGCTTTTATTAATTATGCTCAATGAATTGATTCaggcacaggtggactccagtcAAGCTGTAGAAGCATCTCAAGGATCAATGATAGAATGATATTTCAGTCgtaatttatcatttaattatttaattgatcTCTATCTTAAGATATGTCTTAAATATAGCAAAATGTAGAAACTTGAAAGAGTCTGAAAAACTATGGCACTGTACTTGACaaagtgcaaataaaaaaaaaaaattaaaatccgTAGAACATTGTTTGAGATTAGATTTTCAGCATGGACATAGTGGTgcaaaaataataagcaaaatgCAAAGGATATTTGGTATGtattatatcattattttttaatacaatgcgtttttaattacttttcacttttataatatttattccaAACACTTTGATTACAAATCCCTGGAAATTCTtactgatttatattttttcctgaCAGCTCGGTAGAGTAATGAATGTTAACACAGAGAAATTTAGGGAACTGAGTAGTTGAATTCATTCACTCCTCATGTGCATCAGCACTTTATCATGGTCAGGGTTTTCCTGTTTAGTGTGTATCATGGAAGGCTTTACCCTAGATTAGACACAAGTCTATTGCAGGCCAGTaagtaatttaattatatttgattAGCCAACACATGCATTAAATTACAAATTTTTAACACCTCCATACAATTAAGGTTTCTTTTCAGAAGCTTGAAAAGCTGCCAAAATTGACCACAGACTTTAGGCAGACACCTGCTGCACTATTTACCTTGCCTTTGAGTATTTTGAAGTGTAAATTAAGGTCCAGTGGTTTGGCTAAACCGGAAATGTTAATTAAGTTTAGTCCTTGCAAGGGCTGTAAAATTTTAGATGTGTTTTGTCTAGCAATACTAATCTGTCTGTAAACAGTACATTTGTAaactacacatactgtattttttttaaaagtctataTTATTTAGGGCcttcgagtggcgcagtggtaaactgctcgccctatcatccggggatcgcTGGTTTGGTTCCCGGATGAGGCTGTGACTTCTcgcagccagaggtctagagCTCCGCTATTACCGGTTCCCAAGTGCTGGATGAGAAGGGTTGGGTGTTGGGCTAGCAACCTGCTCTGGACAAAACCAACTGCTACAGAAACAGCGAAAGTCCTCTACAATGGAGAACTCTTGTTGCCCTATGCACCAATTGGTTCTGGTGGCCTTAAGGATATTATTTAAGCTGTTAAGCAGACAGCTAAAGCATCCAAAAGCAATTTACATTACAGTTTATTACATATCTGAATAGTTAAGGGTTAAGCTGTTGGGCGTCTTGcttaagagcccaacagtggcaacttgatggtcatggggtttgaatctgggaccttccgaactgtaggccaatgccttaaccactgagctaccccttacCCAGGCATTTGAATGTTCAAATGCATTTTTGTCTGTTGCTTTTGGGATTACAGTATGTCAACATCAAGATTAGGTTACATTTTGTGCCTCTGCATCTacagtattattttaatattgatatatactgtattttagccCTTCTTTTAAACCTtggatcatcatcatcgtcatcgtaaatgacatcatcatcaccagCATCCTATTTCATTGCAATCACTAAAGCCCCCACAATTCATTAATATTGCAACAGAGTGAAATTTCTCTGTTAGGGAAGCTGACCAAGATAGTGGCGTGCCAGAGTGTTTACCTTTACGCTCTTTGTCATCAACCTGCTAACTTTACCCACATGAACATAAAATCAGTGCTGACAAAATTCTACCAGCATTTGGATTTTGCAACCTGTGGAACAAACACCCATactgtgtttacatcaacactcATTGTGCTTACAAAGCTGCACCCTGTTCACCACCCCAGCTGATTGgactgttatgctaattccattATACAAATCATGTGAAATGTGCCTGGTTCTAAAACAGGTAAGAACCTGGTCTGAGAGATCCATCTTACTGCTTCATGTCTGTTTTAAGCACCAGTGACAATGACAGAACAACGCACAATGAGGGCCAATTTGTCAGAGAGGCAAAGCCACCTCCAACACTACCACAGGCACTCCCCAAGCCTGTATGCTTAGTCCGCTGCTGTTTACCCTGCTGACTCATGACTGTGCCATATACATTTCTAATTTATCATCAGGTTTCCTGATGACACTACAGTTGCTGGCCTTATCCGCAATAATGATGAATCAGCTTAGATGACGGGAGTGAACCAGAGTGAAGTAGAGACAACAATCTCTGTGTTAGTAAGACAAAAGTTTCTTGTGCACATGACACTCGACTCAAAAAAGATTCTCTTGATCAGCTCTCTCACTCTTAGGTATTGTGGTTGTTTATGACCACAAGACCTTAGAGCAAATTTGTCAAAACCACTAAAACTGATCATCATCAGAGTTTCTCTACCGAACACTGACACCTTGTATAACAGCAGGCGTCACGCCACCATTTCGTACACAAAATGAGACATCTGGTAAATTGTGCATTGAAGTGCATAGACCTTTAATTTCTACAGAGCGTGTAATTGGATGCAAATTGGTCAAGTACAGGATGAATCATTAAAGAAAGGATATCATCCTTGAAAAGacaaacttttaataaaataaatgtaatgtgcaagtggtgttgataAATGATTGTGTGGTACAGTTACCATAGACAAATGAATTTCTtttgcaagttggtgacaagttatccattgatcAAGGATCAGGTGCTCCATTGTTGAATGTTCATGAAACGACTGTTCATTAATGTTTTGAACCATTCAGACATTTTACTGCAGTTAAGATACCATACTCTCAtaaccatactgtgcttgaagtcttctgtaaatcagTTCTACCCCTTCCTTCACAATAAATTTCTTTGCAAGTCCTGATTTAAAATGAACCGCTCTTGTATCTGTTTCCTTCCTGTCAAACTGGAACATACTCATCTTTAAGTATGCCTAAAAGTTACAATTTCAAAGAAATTTTGGATTTTCACAGAGGCCAGACCATTGGTCAATCAGAAGACGGACTGTCCGAGATACAGATAGCTAGGAATCTTGAAATTCTGTTAAAAGTCTGACAGAATTATTGTTGAATTTAAGGAAAAGTGGAAAGGCGTACTTGTGCTGTTTGAAGATCTGTTGAGAACAACTCTTTAATTCTATAGCTAGCTGGCATGTTGCTGTTAAAGATGGTAAAGAAAAGTCAACaaaataatgcataataaatataattaattatatgcaTAATTAGTGTATAATTAACTAGCAGCTCCCATGTGCAGCTCTAACTGCGAGCTACCATTATCCATGAATAGTGTGTGGTCAACTATGCTGTTTCAATGTTTTAGCAGCCCTTACGTCGCTGTAGACTCTCCGCAGTCTGATCCAGGCTTTTAGTAGCTATGAGCTTATGTAGCTATgtgcactgcatccagtgcctTGGTGTTTGGGCATCAGCTGGGAATTTTATGTGCATGGAAAGGCAAGAAACCTATTGAGTCACCAATCATGGAAAATCTgctaattatgatttatatatatttcatcccttgaaaaaaaaaaaaaaatctgtaacgctgtttgcaacaatgaccaatGATAGAAGCGATAtctaaataaaactgatttaaCTGATAGTTTTCAGCTAAATCTTACAAAAAATAACagtgtttaaacacacaaaaatacacacattttaatgtACATGTGACAGGTGACTGTTACAAAAAGCTCTGAATGGGGCTTTTAAACTGTAAGTAAAAGACTTTTAGTTTGAAATGTAGAATGCGTTGGGAGTTCGGCTGTCCATTTTGGCTAATTTgggtgttttatttacattgcttTCGCTTTAGCTCCCGTGTCTGTGTGATTGTTATCAGAGACAATAGTATATTTATTCTGaatatatgatgtatattagtGATCTGGTCCAGGTTTAGAGGTTTTATTAAACTCGGTTTAACAGTTTCCTGGCCCTGGCTTGAGTTAGCCGGGACCGGGGCTGGTTAGCGGAACTAGCCGGCTAGCTAGAGAGCTGCTCACCGTTACAGTGCGATATATTgagttaattttaatattataattatatattcatAACCTGCTGTCGGATTCGGGTTGTCAGATATGGCAGTGGTAAATGAAGTAGCGCTTAAAAAGATGCTTAAGGTAAGAGGCTTCAGCTAAGTGCTGTGTACACTTTATTAGCTTTAATGATATtactgaataaaatataaacttctTGGTATGTTTTACGTcgattaattattaattgtaattaaaCTATAATCATTAGACTTAAGTAATTAATTTAGGTATGGAGATATTCCAGCGCACAGTTTGAGGTCAGGTCAGTTGCTGTGTAATTTGTGTTTTGAGTGTTTTCGACATTAACTctgtaacttatttatttataaagagtTATTACTCTGTAATaacacagcaaaaataaaacaaacatttataacacacccacacacgcatttatatgttattataaaatgtgtCATGAATTCAGGACGCCAACAACTCATTGGAGTCattttaataaagcaaaaaaacaggGGTGTTGAATTCTGTAATCTGATTGGCTGTGTGTGATCATGTGACTAGGTGTTTATGTGACAGTTATGGAAAGATGTAAGGATGGTGGGGTTTtgggatttatttataaaatgacaATCTGCATAGTGCACAACAGTGAACCACATCAAGCTCCTCAGATTCATCtgattaatactgtatgtttttttttttttttttttacctttgtttGTCATCCAGCAATACAAATACCGTGACCTGACAGTTCGTGAGATTACAAACGTTATCCTGCAATACAAAGACCTTAAACCTCTGATGGATGCCTATGGTAAGTGTTGATCTTTTTGCTAAATCAGTTTAATGTGGTTATAGTAACTGTATTCCTAAATTTGACCACAATGTTTGCCATGCCCCAAATGTACTTGGTCATTGAAGATATGTTTGGTGTTTAAACAGTAGTAGTGGTAGGGCAGTGGTTAAGCGGTTGGTCTACTGATTTAAAGGTCCCAGGATTAAAACCTCAGAAAAAAAGTTCTCACttttgggcccttaaccctttaaCTGTTGCTAATATGTGTAATATGATAAATGTAAgtggctctggataagggcgtctgcgaaatgccataaatgtaaatgtgaaaattGTGGTTTTAGTTTTTCACCGCAAGGGGAAAATGAATAGTAAGTAaagtggtacctcagcatacacatttattCTGTTCTGAAGGCAAGTTCATAAGATGAAATTTTGCCttgtgaaacatattttcctataggaaataatttaaatgaagatAATCaattccagccacc belongs to Clarias gariepinus isolate MV-2021 ecotype Netherlands chromosome 2, CGAR_prim_01v2, whole genome shotgun sequence and includes:
- the hrasa gene encoding HRas proto-oncogene, GTPase a, which codes for MTEYKLVVVGAGGVGKSALTIQLIQNHFVDEYDPTIEDSYRKQVVIDGETCLLDILDTAGQEEYSAMRDQYMRTGEGFLCVFAINNTKSFEDIHQYREQIKRVKDSDDVPMVLVGNKCDLPSRTVDTRQAHELARSYGIPYIETSAKTRQGVEDAFYTLVREIRQHKLRKLNPPDESGQDCMSCRCVVS